AGGAGTTGGTTCTGGTCGGCGCTGGTCGGTCCCGACCGACTGCCGGTGTATCTGGTGGAGACCGACGCCCCGCTGCCCCGGCCGTCCACCTTGGAACTGCGAGCCCCCGGACTGTGGACCGAGTTCATCGAGCAGATCCCCGACGAGCACTTCACCGTGGACTTGGAGGCGTTCGCGGTGGCCCTCGACGATCCCGAAGAGGTGTTCGGGCTGGGCTGGGGCGACCGGGTTCCCTACGGCCTGGAACTGGAGTGGGAGGCTGAGGCCGGGTCGATGGACGTGGTCCACGGCCAAGTGCTGGTGGGCGACGAGGTAATCGAGCTGGACGGCCGAGGTCGTCGCTTCCACTGGGAAGGCCTGCCCGCCTGGTGGGACCGGGAATGGACCAACGGCCCGACCGACGGCACCGAGATTGCCTCCGCCCCCCTCCCCGTCGACCATCCCGACACCGCCCAGCGCACCCGCCTCGAGCGCACCTTGGTCGCTACTCACACGGATTCCGCCTGGTCTGAACAGAATTCCCTGCTAAGACCAAGTTGAGGCAACGACCTCGAATCTCAGCCTGCCCTGTTGCATGCGGCTTCCTGGCGATAGCATAATGCAAGCATGGTGAATGTGCTGGTTCGCAACCTGCCCGATGAGGTGCATGTGCTGCTCCAGCAGCGCGCCGCCCGCGAGGGGAAATCGCTCCAACAGTTCTTGGCGGCTGAGTTGCAACGGCTCGCCGAACGGCCATCAGTTCAAGAGGTGCTGGAACGGGCCAACCAGCAGAGTGGTGGGCGGATCGGCCTCGCCGAAGCTGCCGAATATCTGGCCGAGGAGCGCCAAAAGCGATGATGGTGGTGGACGCGTCGGTGGCGGTGAACGCCCTAGCCGACAACACGTCCGATGGCGACCAGGCGCGGGCCGCTCTGCTGGCAGATCCCGACCTTGCCGCCCCTGATCTCATAAACGTGGAAGTCGTGTCTGTGCTCCGCAAGTGGTGGCAAAAGGGACACTTGAGCGATGAGAACATGCGAGAAGCCATCGCGAACCTGACCGCACTGGATGTTGTCCGCTATCCCACTCTGCCGCTCATGTCTCGCGCCTACGAACTTCGCGCCAATCTCACGCCCTACGACGCCGCCTATGCGGCACTCGCCGAGATGCTCGACTGCCCCCTTCTGACCGCCGACGCCAGAATGGCGAATGCTCCGGGACCCAACTGCGAATTCAACGTCATCCAGCCTTCAAGACGGCAATGAGCCCGACCAACCCCACACCAGCGATTAGCCAACGGCTGCCGGATCGCTCAAAACGACAGAAGCGCTGCATTCTGCGGTGATTAGGCGTTGGCGCGGGTTAGGCGGGATAGAACGAGGACCAGGGAGGCGGCGGCTAAGGCCAGGATGACGGGGAGCCACAGGTCGGTAGCAGGGGCCCAGCCTAGGCCGGTGCCGTCGATGGTCTCATCGGCATGGCGGCTGATCACGCCCACTCCGGCGGGCCACGGCCACAGCACCCGTAGCGAGCCCAGCAGCAGCCCCACCATCACCGCCAGGGTGGGGTCGTGCCAGCGGTGGAGCAACCGGTCGATCAGGTGTGAGAACAGGGCCAATCCCAGTACTGCTCCTGCGGCCAACGCGGCCAGGTCAGCCCAAACCCAATCGTCCACCGCGG
This window of the bacterium genome carries:
- a CDS encoding type II toxin-antitoxin system VapC family toxin; this encodes MMVVDASVAVNALADNTSDGDQARAALLADPDLAAPDLINVEVVSVLRKWWQKGHLSDENMREAIANLTALDVVRYPTLPLMSRAYELRANLTPYDAAYAALAEMLDCPLLTADARMANAPGPNCEFNVIQPSRRQ